The Colletotrichum higginsianum IMI 349063 chromosome 2, whole genome shotgun sequence genome has a segment encoding these proteins:
- a CDS encoding Neutral/alkaline non-lysosomal ceramidase — translation MDLEQSQEPGSQSFAKFCEQCSVVLFNDSADEFSEGTNWNNEPTLRHSREGGRIIILEHVRGWKDTLPDLPRMAESSRAGCSMCGFVREALLRRNVDYEGDVFVRGGYLWGGQGDAMDVSATDPGLAFWRCEVYKVARGTRENQVAVLNFGIETSNDDVLQWLRLDEKCASEPLDPDNVEWLKSELRSCEDDCGHAKPASSFLPTRLIDVGQSEKDVPRLVVTEDMLNSRTVDDVEYAALSYCWGPKEDALQQTKTTKDTMSTHYQGMPLSSLSPVVRDTVKVCRTLDIRYLWVDALCIIQGDKADWDRESQMMGQVYYSCSVAICPVSSRSCLEGYLGVRPRGLDVAFQSSRHQHIRGTYKLVPSSTDSDEDRMGYPRPGPPLYLDLSRSSWDQRGWTFQELVLSPRMIIFGPLMSHFVCETKTKSENGDVGTDQVHGPLRAAINQALGEGFDEMDRSAKSVREVYRQWTYVGEVQRRIWTYRTDIFPGLSGLAQAFAAITGDTYLAGLWKNNLHHQLVWEIARPLPGDLASLVDSLQHADPYIAPSWSWASRTSYHEHLPDWSFAASSEIEEMASAAGEKEKAYFLGVSLPSHVRPEFDLIDYRMDLQGSNLFRPLNGAFLQIKGRMCPFPSDVRRESLGPSGDCRPSYGRFSGGIGTCMLDWGVGETSVQTPESMRLFLVSSCCSATLEWRRAKWFADCDDEDFDDWMPSDAEVGGSSFPDGYESIETCRYCADPKHKRTGWGLVVHPTKESGSYVRVGAFVFFAHKGGTDLFIHKAEEIILV, via the exons ATGGATCTCGAGCAGTCTCAGGAACCTGGTTCCCAAAGCTTTGCAAAATTTTGCGAACAGTGCTCTGTTGTTCTCTTCAACGACAGCGCCGATGAGTTTTCCGAAGGCACGAACTGGAACAATGAGCCAACTCTGCGACATTCTCGAGAGGGAGGCAGGATAATCATCCTGGAGCACGTGCGCGGTTGGAAAGACACGCTGCCCGACTTGCCCCGAATGGCTGAATCCTCCAGGGCCGGGTGCAGCATGTGTGGCTTCGTTCGGGAAGCGCTTCTCCGACGAAACGTAGACTACGAGGGCGACGTCTTTGTTAGAGGGGGATACCTATGGGGCGGACAAGGAGATGCAATGGACGTCTCCGCTACAGATCCTGGCTTGGCTTTCTGGAGGTGCGAGGTTTACAAGGTCGCGAGGGGGACCCGCGAGAACCAAGTTGCAGTTCTTAATTTCGGCATCGAGACTAGCAACG ATGACGTGCTCCAATGGCTGAGGTTGGACGAGAAGTGCGCCTCAGAGCCCTTGGACCCGGACAATGTCGAATGGCTCAAGTCAGAGCTCCGGAGCTGCGAGGATGATTGCGGCCACGCCAAACCAGCATCATCATTCCTGCCCACCAGGCTGATTGATGTCGGCCAGAGCGAGAAGGACGTCCCTCGACTCGTCGTCACAGAAGACATGCTCAACTCGCGCACGGTCGACGATGTGGAGTATGCGGCACTGAGTTATTGTTGGGGACCCAAAGAAGATGCTCTACAGCAAACCAAAACTACAAAAGACACCATGTCAACCCACTACCAAGGGATGCCGCTTAGCTCCTTAAGCCCTGTCGTGCGGGACACCGTCAAGGTCTGCAGGACGCTCGACATTCGATACCTCTGGGTTGACGCTCTTTGCATCATTCAAGGAGACAAGGCAGATTGGGACCGAGAGAGTCAGATGATGGGCCAGGTCTACTACTCTTGCTCTGTGGCCATCTGTCCCGTCTCTTCTCGGTCTTGTCTCGAAGGCTATCTCGGAGTACGGCCGCGAGGTCTCGACGTCGCTTTCCAATCATCGCGCCACCAGCATATCAGGGGAACCTACAAGCTCGTCCCCTCTTCTACCGATAGTGATGAGGACAGAATGGGCTATCCCCGTCCCGGGCCACCACTGTATTTGGATCTCAGCCGCTCCTCGTGGGACCAGAGGGGCTGGACATTCCAAGAACTGGTCCTCTCACCCCGCATGATCATTTTCGGGCCTTTGATGAGCCATTTTGTCTGCGAAACCAAGACAAAGTCAGAGAACGGGGACGTTGGCACCGATCAAGTGCATGGCCCACTGCGGGCCGCCATAAACCAAGCTCTCGGAGAGGGGTTTGACGAGATGGATCGCTCGGCGAAGAGCGTGCGAGAGGTGTATCGGCAATGGACCTATGTGGGCGAGGTCCAGAGGAGGATCTGGACATATCGTACCGACATCTTCCCCGGGCTTTCTGGTCTCGCCCAGGCCTTCGCAGCGATCACCGGCGACACATATCTTGCAGGCTTATGGAAAAACAATCTCCATCATCAACTGGTTTGGGAAATCGCACGGCCGTTACCCGGCGACTTGGCCTCACTAGTGGACAGCTTGCAGCACGCAGACCCGTACATCGCGCCCTCGTGGAGCTGGGCGTCGCGGACATCGTACCACGAGCATTTGCCTGACTGGTCGTTCGCAGCTTCGAGTGAGATCGAAGAGAtggcctccgccgccggcgagaaagaaaaggcgTACTTTCTAGGCGTCTCGCTGCCAAGTCACGTCCGCCCCGAGTTTGACCTCATAGACTACCGCATGGACCTTCAAGGAAGCAACCTCTTCAGACCTCTCAACGGAGCTTTCCTTCAGATCAAGGGCAGGATGTGCCCGTTCCCTTCGGACGTTAGAAGGGAGTCCCTAGGGCCCAGCGGTGACTGTCGTCCGTCGTACGGGAGGTTTTCGGGCGGGATCGGGACTTGCATGCTCGACTGgggcgtcggcgagacgTCGGTGCAGACGCCAGAGAGCATGCGGTTGTTTTTGGTATCGAGCTGTTGCTCGGCAACGTTGGAGTGGAGGAGAGCGAAGTGGTTTGCGGACTGCGATGATGAAGACTTTGACGACTGGATGCCGAGTGACGCGGAGGTAGGCGGAAGTTCATTTCCCGACGGCTATGAGAGCATTGAGACGTGCCGATACTGCGCGGATCCAAAACACAAGCGGACTGGCTGGGGTCTTGTTGTTCATCCCACGAAGGAGTCCGGATCGTACGTGCGAGTCGGAGCGTTTGTCTTTTTCGCACATAAAGGGGGTACGGATCTCTTTATACATAAGGCGGAGGAGATAATACTCGTGTAG
- a CDS encoding Zn-dependent hydrolase yields the protein MVLQYKVFFSKRGSATRTGPAGHDKLKWVPTSSTLIYGAKDAVLVDSQLTSDASRELLDWVVATGYNITHVYVTHAHGDHFFGSAPILERFPDAVLVAIPEVVSRMERETAPERLDGLWKRLFPGQIPQTLKIAQPLSKEYFELEGERLEVVRTGHTDTDDSTTLWVPSIKLAVTGDAVYANTHPYLGESGTAAHREQWIKALDKIAALKPEHVVGGHSDPSKGFGPESIQETRTYLENVEKISAATNTAEELYERMLDLYPERLNPGSCWAGAVLIKK from the coding sequence ATGGTTTTGCAGTACAAAGTCTTCTTCAGTAAGCGTGGTTCGGCCACCCGAACCGGCCCAGCCGGACACGACAAGCTGAAGTGGGTTCCAACGTCGTCTACCTTGATCTATGGAGCCAAAGATGCTGTGTTGGTCGACTCGCAGTTGACATCCGACGCCTCCCGTGAGCTCTTGGACTGGGTCGTCGCAACCGGGTACAACATCACACACGTCTACGTCACTCACGCCCACGGAGACCATTTCTTTGGCAGCGCACCCATCCTCGAACGGTTCCCAGATGCAGTTCTGGTTGCGATTCCCGAGGTCGTGTCTCGGATGGAGCGCGAGACTGCACCAGAGCGTCTGGACGGTCTCTGGAAAAGGCTCTTTCCGGGCCAAATCCCTCAAACGCTCAAGATCGCTCAGCCGCTGTCCAAGGAATATTTCGAGCTGGAAGGCGAGAGACTTGAAGTAGTCAGGACTGGCCACACAGACACGGACGACTCGACGACTCTTTGGGTTCCATCTATCAAGCTTGCTGTGACAGGCGACGCTGTGTACGCAAATACCCACCCGTACCTAGGTGAATCGGGAACGGCAGCCCATCGGGAACAGTGGATCAAAGCATTGGACAAGATCGCGGCTCTTAAGCCTGAGCATGTTGTCGGTGGACACAGCGATCCAAGCAAGGGTTTTGGACCTGAATCGATCCAGGAAACAAGGACGTACTTGGAGAACGTGGAAAAGATCAGTGCCGCAACCAATACGGCCGAAGAACTCTACGAGCGCATGTTGGACTTGTATCCTGAGCGCCTCAACCCGGGGTCTTGTTGGGCAGGTGCTGTCCTGATCAAGAAATAA
- a CDS encoding Glycosylhydrolase family 18-6 — MATKCGVSGTDFTKFNPKQDLCSSLQPGQHVCCGRGDLPDFTLKPGADGSCHANAVQRDDSCAMIAAANSLTVAKLEGFNKQTWGWNGCMLLCIGTNICLSTGSPPTPAPVEHVNMTETINAVSMITKAGVPSNNVVVRVTNYGRSFRMTDPGCTGPSCTFTGPSAESPVNEIIAASGNDKTTDMKAGSDILIHDDYEWFAYMDAEKYHIAGSVVQFAPCIPPQECDKYGKLIGAPALRPGFQIPNPKDSIEKSLGNLRELAGFVSLTAAEVDAGLFLEPTADAVDATAMPVLMVRAAVEAMKSIYEMGEEIQQKQRENIILLALTAILFIIPGLGQAASAVTGLAVFARIAVVIAELGGAALGAYDIAQNPDSAPMGVLGILLGGLAIRGAFKGFVSEAATLRRGMSARQIEGLGPAVKEGLDKIGSVVTRVCNL; from the exons ATGGCTACGAAATGCGGCGTCTCCGGCACGGACTTCACCAAGTTCAACCCAAAGCAGGACCTCTGCTCGAGCCTGCAGCCGGGCCAACACGTCTGCTGCGGCCGCGGCGACCTCCCGGACTTCACACTTAagcccggcgccgacggcagctGCCACGCGAACGCTGTCCAGCGGGACGACTCGTGCGCCATGATCGCCGCGGCCAACAGCCTCACGGTCGCCAAGCTGGAGGGGTTCAACAAGCAGACCTGGGGCTGGAACGGCTGCATGCTGCTCTGTATCGGGACCAATATATGCCTGAGCACGGGAAGTCCTCCGACGCCGGCACCCGTCGAG CACGTCAACATGACCGAGACGATCAACGCCGTCTCCATGATCACCAAGGCCGGCGTGCCCTCCAATAATGTCGTCGTCAGGGTCACCAACTACGGCCGCTCGTTCCGCATGACCGACCCCGGATGTACGGGCCCGTCCTGCACTTTTACCGGCCCGTCGGCCGAGTCGCCG GTCAACGAGATTATCGCGGCCAGCGGCAATGACAAGACTACTGACATGAAGGCCGGGTCGGACATCCTCATCCACGACGACTACGAGTGGTTTGCCTACATGGACGCC gagAAGTACCACATCGCCGGCTCCGTCGTGCAGTTCGCCCCCTGCATCCCGCCCCAGGAGTGCGACAAGTACGGCAAGCTCATCGGCGCCCCCGCGCTGCGGCCGGGCTTCCAGATCCCGAACCCCAAGGACTCGATCGAGAAGTCGCTCGGCAACCTCCGCGAGCTCGCGGGCTTCGTCTcgctgacggcggccgaggtcgacgccggcctgtTCCTCGAGCCGacggccgacgccgtggacgcgacggcgatgcccgTGCTGATGGTGcgggccgccgtcgaggcgaTGAAGAGCATCTACGAGATGGGCGAGGAGATCCAGCAGAAGCAGCGCGAGAACATCATCCTGCTGGCGCTCACGGCGATCCTCTTCATCATTCCGGGGCTGGGCCAGGCGGCGAGCGCCGTCACCGGCCTGGCCGTCTTCGcgcgcatcgccgtcgtcatcgccgagctcgggggcgccgccctcggcgcctaCGACATCGCGCAGAACCCGGACAGCGCGCCGATGGGTGTCTTAGGCAtcctgctcggcggcctggccaTCCGCGGCGCCTTCAAGGGCTTCGTGTCGGAGGCGGCCACCCTCCGGCGGGGCATGTCGGCGAGGCAGATCGAAGGGCTGGGACCGGCGGTCAAGGAGGGCCTGGACAAGATTGGATCCGTCGTCACACGAGTGTGCAATTTGTAG
- a CDS encoding Ethyl tert-butyl ether degradation, with amino-acid sequence MPVTVSVLYPNDADAKYDIDYYVNRHMPLAAAQWKSSGCLSWTVTKYQATPDGKEPKFAFAGILTFESLETVHKALASPETAAVMQDVPNYSNKEPVFLIGEDLKTTAA; translated from the coding sequence ATGCCCGTCACCGTCAGCGTTCTCTACCCcaacgatgccgacgccAAGTACGACATCGACTACTACGTCAACCGCCACATGcccctggccgccgcccagtGGAAGTCCTCGGGCTGCCTGAGCTGGACCGTCACCAAATACCAGGCGACCCCGGACGGCAAGGAGCCCAAGTTTGCCTTTGCCGGCATCCTCACCTTTGAGAGCCTCGAGACCGTCCACAAGGCCCTCGCCTCgcccgagaccgccgccgtgaTGCAGGACGTCCCCAACTACAGCAACAAGGAGCCTGTATTCCTGATCGGAGAGGATCTTAAGACTACGGCCGCGTAG
- a CDS encoding Norsolorinic acid reductase: MRYLPVCLFLVTGLTAVNGQYFCNGGTDADPTIRCAQCDGIGNTASAPNRKQGFPTYRECGTTGGRCTVKNRAGNDLYGFAACC, encoded by the exons ATGAGATACCTTCCCGTTTGCCTGTTCCTGGTTACGGGACTCACTGCCGTCAACGGGCAGTACTTCTGCAACGGCGGAACAGACGCGGACCCTACGATCCGCTGTGCCCAG TGCGACGGAATCGGCAACACCGCCAGCGCGCCGAATCGCAAGCAAGGTTTCCCAACGTACCGCGAGTGCGGGACAACAGGCGGACGCTGCACGGTGAAGAACAGAGCTGGCAACGACTTGTACGGG TTTGCTGCATGT TGTTAA